A single Corynebacterium stationis DNA region contains:
- a CDS encoding FAD-binding and (Fe-S)-binding domain-containing protein — MSSAMPQRTIKFDRLDPSVFKKMARSGMREDMTTRAAYSSDASVFRRIPKAVIEPKSADDIRDGIEIAKQRGWSIISRGGGTSVAGNAIGTGLIIDTSRYFNRILDIDVENRTATVEPGVVCDGLRDAVAEFGLTYGPDPSTHSRCTIGGMVANNACGSHSVAYGTAAENLVSVTLMLANGEEVTFDGSGVSDAGIDKQLHQLVDANADLIDTELGRFPRQVSGYGLHYLLDKHGFDAAKAIAGSEGTVGVITKMTVKLVEVPQAKALAVLAFETVYDAASAAAKLRLPGVATIEGMGGDLLDALRSKRGQEKAGGNLPGIRKGIPAGGWLYCEVGGDTLAEAEALAETVAASVDTVDTVVVSNPQEMRELWRIREASAGVVTRLPDGGEAWPNWEDSAVPPENLADYLRDLYALMDKYSLRGIPFGHFGEGCVHVRISFDFGSDEGVAIFKEFMNEAAELVSSYGGSLSGEHGDGRARSALLDRMYSEEMCDLFKKFKNILDPDGLFNPGVLVDADEVTDGLRMAPGQRKFELTPVHKFSHDKGSMVNAVNRCVGVSACRSEENSMCPSFQITGDEVHSTRGRARLLSEMFRGESVADGYKSEEVLEALDLCLSCKACASECPVNVDMSTYKSEFLHKHYQGKIRPMAHYMMGWLPLLGHIAHKIPLLPRLIDTSMRTPGLKTLIAKVGGLDTSRPLIRFAPTSLRKWHKKRSTSSATKTVVLWPDSFNASLDTSPATAAVEVLESLGYNVEIPQAFVCCGLTWHSTGQLDMAQRVLKQTAKVMKPYLDRGLTVVGIEPSCTVMLNGEATELIDDPAITQLAGSTMSFAEFVAPLIKEKVDAGEIRPANISALTQVHCHEKSLGDPQHSAQLLEALGVSQSDIETGCCGLAGNWGFEKGHAEMSMALGERELFPKVREAGADGNAVIADGFSCRTHIDQGTGVAPQHIAEIVRDVMKGE; from the coding sequence ATGTCCTCTGCCATGCCACAGCGAACCATCAAGTTTGACCGTCTGGACCCTTCAGTGTTCAAGAAGATGGCGCGTTCTGGCATGCGCGAAGATATGACCACGCGTGCCGCCTATTCCTCCGACGCGTCGGTTTTCCGCCGCATTCCGAAGGCAGTGATTGAGCCGAAGTCGGCGGACGATATTCGCGATGGCATCGAAATCGCGAAGCAGCGTGGCTGGTCGATTATCTCTCGCGGCGGCGGCACCTCGGTTGCGGGTAATGCCATCGGTACGGGGTTGATTATTGATACTTCGCGGTATTTCAACCGCATCTTGGATATCGACGTCGAAAACCGCACAGCCACCGTTGAGCCCGGCGTCGTCTGCGACGGGCTGCGCGACGCGGTCGCTGAATTCGGGCTGACCTATGGCCCTGATCCGTCCACGCATTCACGCTGCACTATCGGTGGCATGGTCGCCAATAATGCCTGCGGTTCGCACTCGGTTGCCTACGGCACCGCGGCAGAAAACCTCGTATCGGTCACTCTCATGCTGGCCAATGGTGAGGAGGTTACTTTCGATGGCAGTGGGGTAAGCGACGCAGGCATCGATAAGCAATTGCATCAGCTTGTCGATGCTAACGCTGACCTCATTGATACCGAACTTGGCCGATTCCCGCGCCAAGTATCCGGTTACGGACTGCACTATTTGCTGGACAAGCACGGATTTGATGCGGCGAAGGCGATCGCGGGTTCGGAAGGCACTGTTGGTGTTATTACGAAGATGACGGTCAAACTCGTGGAAGTACCCCAGGCTAAAGCCTTGGCAGTCCTGGCTTTTGAGACCGTTTACGATGCAGCATCGGCGGCGGCGAAACTGCGTCTTCCAGGTGTTGCGACCATTGAAGGCATGGGCGGTGACCTGCTTGATGCCCTGCGCAGCAAGCGCGGCCAAGAGAAAGCCGGCGGGAACCTGCCTGGCATCCGCAAGGGTATTCCCGCGGGTGGCTGGCTGTACTGCGAAGTCGGAGGCGATACCCTTGCTGAGGCCGAAGCGTTGGCTGAAACTGTCGCTGCCTCGGTGGATACTGTCGACACCGTCGTGGTTTCCAACCCGCAAGAAATGCGGGAATTGTGGCGCATCCGCGAGGCTTCTGCGGGCGTGGTGACGCGTCTGCCTGATGGCGGGGAAGCATGGCCAAACTGGGAAGACTCCGCTGTGCCACCGGAAAACCTCGCCGATTACTTGCGCGACCTCTACGCGCTGATGGATAAGTACTCCCTGCGTGGCATTCCTTTTGGCCACTTTGGTGAGGGCTGCGTGCACGTGCGTATCTCCTTCGACTTCGGCAGCGATGAAGGCGTTGCGATATTTAAGGAGTTCATGAACGAGGCCGCCGAGCTGGTCTCTTCTTATGGTGGCTCTTTGTCCGGTGAACACGGCGATGGCCGTGCGCGTTCCGCGCTGCTGGACCGGATGTACTCCGAAGAAATGTGTGATTTATTCAAGAAGTTCAAGAACATCTTGGATCCCGATGGGCTATTTAACCCCGGAGTTCTCGTCGACGCCGACGAGGTCACCGACGGGCTCCGCATGGCTCCTGGCCAGCGGAAATTTGAACTCACCCCGGTGCACAAATTCAGCCATGACAAGGGTTCTATGGTCAATGCCGTCAACCGGTGTGTTGGCGTCTCCGCCTGCCGCTCGGAAGAAAACTCCATGTGCCCGTCTTTCCAGATCACTGGCGATGAAGTCCATTCCACCCGCGGCCGTGCGCGTCTTCTATCGGAGATGTTTCGTGGGGAATCAGTTGCCGATGGCTACAAGTCTGAAGAGGTTCTCGAAGCCCTCGACCTGTGTCTTTCGTGCAAGGCTTGCGCGTCCGAGTGCCCTGTCAACGTGGATATGTCGACCTATAAATCAGAGTTCTTGCACAAGCACTACCAAGGCAAAATCCGCCCGATGGCGCATTACATGATGGGTTGGCTCCCGCTTCTCGGCCATATTGCGCACAAGATTCCGCTGCTCCCACGGCTTATCGATACATCCATGCGCACGCCAGGACTCAAAACCCTTATCGCGAAAGTCGGCGGGCTGGATACCTCGCGCCCGCTCATCCGCTTTGCTCCGACGTCGCTACGCAAGTGGCACAAGAAACGCAGCACCAGTTCCGCCACTAAGACTGTGGTCTTGTGGCCTGATTCTTTCAATGCCTCGCTGGATACTTCACCTGCGACCGCGGCGGTTGAGGTGCTGGAATCGCTGGGATACAACGTCGAAATCCCGCAGGCTTTTGTCTGCTGTGGTTTGACCTGGCATTCCACAGGTCAACTGGATATGGCCCAGCGGGTACTCAAGCAGACCGCCAAGGTGATGAAGCCTTATCTGGACCGCGGATTAACCGTCGTCGGCATTGAGCCATCGTGCACGGTCATGCTCAACGGCGAAGCAACAGAGCTTATTGATGACCCCGCCATCACCCAGCTCGCTGGGTCTACCATGTCTTTCGCGGAGTTCGTTGCGCCGCTAATCAAAGAAAAGGTGGATGCCGGCGAAATCCGGCCAGCCAACATTAGCGCGCTGACCCAGGTGCATTGCCATGAGAAATCGCTCGGTGACCCACAGCATTCCGCACAGCTTCTCGAGGCCCTCGGTGTCTCGCAATCCGATATCGAAACCGGTTGCTGCGGTTTGGCCGGGAACTGGGGCTTCGAGAAGGGGCATGCTGAGATGTCCATGGCACTGGGGGAGCGCGAACTTTTCCCCAAAGTCCGCGAGGCTGGAGCCGACGGAAACGCTGTCATCGCCGACGGCTTTTCCTGCCGCACCCACATCGACCAGGGCACAGGTGTTGCCCCTCAACATATTGCCGAGATTGTAAGAGACGTGATGAAAGGCGAGTAA
- a CDS encoding PH domain-containing protein: MEMSKIAEWTLYQEVPVPDDVTSILTRGEEALVAYETFRDSAIFTTKRLIMRDAQGLTGKKVEIYSLPYKAIDMWSTENAGTFDLDAEVELWTRAGHIKIKLNHKIDVRQIDSLIAHCVLNSQ, translated from the coding sequence ATGGAGATGTCAAAGATTGCTGAGTGGACCCTATATCAGGAGGTCCCAGTTCCCGACGACGTCACATCAATTTTGACTCGTGGCGAAGAAGCCTTAGTGGCTTATGAAACATTCCGTGACTCGGCCATTTTCACCACGAAGCGACTCATTATGCGTGATGCCCAGGGCCTAACGGGTAAAAAGGTTGAAATTTATTCTCTTCCATACAAGGCCATCGACATGTGGTCCACTGAAAATGCCGGCACCTTCGATTTAGATGCAGAAGTAGAACTATGGACTCGCGCCGGGCATATCAAGATCAAGCTGAATCACAAGATTGATGTTCGCCAGATTGATTCCTTGATTGCCCACTGCGTGTTAAACAGTCAGTAG
- a CDS encoding MMPL family transporter, whose protein sequence is MKQARIFNALAALVMVIIWLAITGLGGPTFGKISEVSTNDKSTFLPASSESTQVGDLIEEFSDGQGIPAIIAGEVGEVDDSALASGTEQIESVDGVMQVIGPQIAEDGTAVQYITLIDTESADPTEVVEELTAEISDSSFAPSDFGDFYVTGPAGFSSDLAGAFAGIDGILLIVALVAVLIILVAVYRAALLPIIVIVTAVAALCASILTIYWMAKSGIIVLNGQAQGILSILVIGAATDYSLLMVARQREELQRKESVADSLRASWKASFSAITASAATVAIALLCLLVSDLNSNRSLGPIAATGIFFAWVSALTLLPALLYLFGRIAFWPVTPKYSSDENAANNSHKLWHKVASLVEGSPRKVWAGTLVLLFIGAAWLPLLNATGVSNSDILLSDTDAKAGQEVLNEHFDAGAGSPASIIAPEELQDEVLGILDEHPEVSEATLTSESGAPANTPPMNLDPNVVDGQVYIQAILNQEADSLEAQDTVAQLRDEFSVLDGAVLVGGESATALDSNLTAERDLRVIVPLVLAVVLIVLIILLRALLLPVLLLLSTVISFAAAMGVSALVFNGLFNFPGADPTVPLYGFIFLVALGVDYTIFLMTRAKEETPTMGTRKAVLHSLTVTGGVITSAGVVLAATFAALSVIPLMFMVQLAFIVAFGVLVDTFIVRTLLIPGLVTDIGPKVWWPAKQAAKD, encoded by the coding sequence ATGAAACAGGCTCGGATATTCAACGCCCTCGCTGCCCTAGTCATGGTGATCATTTGGCTGGCCATCACCGGCTTGGGCGGGCCAACTTTCGGGAAAATCTCCGAAGTTAGCACCAACGACAAATCTACATTCCTTCCAGCGAGTTCTGAGTCCACGCAGGTCGGTGACCTCATTGAGGAGTTCTCAGACGGCCAAGGAATTCCGGCCATCATCGCCGGTGAAGTAGGTGAGGTCGATGATTCTGCGCTTGCCTCCGGCACGGAGCAAATAGAATCGGTTGATGGGGTCATGCAGGTCATTGGCCCGCAGATTGCTGAAGACGGCACGGCCGTTCAGTACATCACGTTGATTGATACAGAATCAGCCGATCCCACCGAGGTAGTTGAAGAACTCACCGCCGAAATTTCTGACAGCAGTTTCGCTCCTTCTGATTTTGGTGATTTTTATGTCACGGGACCAGCGGGCTTTAGCTCCGATTTAGCGGGCGCTTTCGCGGGTATCGATGGTATTTTGCTTATTGTCGCACTTGTTGCGGTTTTGATTATTCTGGTTGCGGTTTACCGCGCTGCGCTGCTGCCGATCATTGTTATTGTCACCGCCGTGGCAGCGCTGTGTGCATCAATTTTGACTATTTACTGGATGGCTAAATCCGGGATTATTGTTCTCAACGGCCAAGCCCAAGGCATCTTGTCCATTCTGGTCATTGGTGCTGCGACAGATTATTCGCTGCTCATGGTTGCGCGCCAACGTGAAGAATTGCAGCGCAAAGAATCGGTTGCGGATTCGTTGCGTGCTTCATGGAAGGCATCGTTCAGCGCGATCACGGCTTCTGCTGCAACCGTGGCTATCGCTCTACTGTGTTTACTGGTCTCCGATTTAAACTCGAACCGCTCCCTCGGGCCTATTGCCGCAACCGGTATTTTCTTCGCGTGGGTCTCCGCGCTGACGCTGCTTCCCGCACTGCTATACCTGTTCGGCCGTATCGCTTTTTGGCCGGTCACGCCGAAGTACTCGAGCGATGAAAATGCGGCAAATAACTCGCACAAGTTGTGGCACAAGGTTGCCTCCCTGGTAGAGGGCAGCCCGCGTAAGGTCTGGGCTGGCACGCTAGTGCTCCTTTTCATCGGTGCTGCGTGGCTGCCGTTGCTTAATGCCACCGGTGTCTCCAACTCGGATATTTTGCTCTCTGACACTGATGCCAAGGCTGGCCAAGAAGTCCTCAATGAGCATTTTGATGCCGGTGCCGGCTCACCTGCTTCCATCATTGCTCCGGAAGAATTGCAGGATGAAGTGCTCGGAATCTTGGATGAGCATCCGGAAGTCTCCGAAGCCACACTGACTTCTGAGTCGGGTGCGCCGGCGAATACTCCGCCGATGAATCTGGATCCAAATGTGGTCGACGGGCAGGTGTACATCCAAGCCATCCTCAATCAGGAAGCAGATTCTCTCGAGGCACAAGATACGGTCGCACAGCTTCGCGATGAATTCTCCGTCCTCGACGGCGCTGTCTTGGTCGGTGGTGAGTCCGCCACAGCCTTGGATTCAAACCTCACCGCCGAGCGTGACCTGCGTGTTATCGTCCCGCTGGTTCTCGCCGTGGTTCTCATCGTGCTCATTATTCTCTTGCGCGCACTATTGCTTCCGGTACTGCTGTTGTTGTCCACGGTAATCAGTTTCGCGGCCGCCATGGGTGTATCCGCACTGGTGTTCAACGGTCTGTTCAACTTCCCTGGCGCGGATCCGACGGTGCCGCTGTATGGCTTCATTTTCCTCGTCGCACTCGGCGTGGATTACACCATCTTCCTGATGACCCGAGCCAAGGAAGAAACCCCAACCATGGGCACACGAAAAGCAGTGCTGCATTCACTGACGGTTACCGGCGGAGTTATTACCTCAGCCGGCGTAGTCCTCGCGGCAACCTTCGCAGCATTGTCTGTTATTCCGCTGATGTTCATGGTCCAGCTCGCGTTCATCGTCGCCTTCGGCGTGCTAGTGGACACCTTCATCGTGCGCACCCTGCTAATTCCCGGCCTCGTTACCGACATCGGACCGAAAGTCTGGTGGCCAGCAAAACAAGCAGCAAAAGATTAA
- a CDS encoding amino acid permease has translation MSVTQAIQEPETKGAVNRSWTITLFGTAVGAGILFLPISAGSFGFWPLLIATVLIGPMTYLAHLAFSWMMSSSRLQGEDVLVILTDYFGKNAGIVIAIIYWFTFFPVVLIYGVSIVNTVDSFVVNQLDGPSLSRWFLAPVLVGLMTLALAFGDKIMLLVAQFVVYPLIIALAAVSLYLIPQWDIASFMEAGPKDAGGMVSAMILILPVLVFAFSFVAAISQFVLDMENEYGANHSKQTAKVIRSSVVLLTVFTMFFVWSSALAMGADGMDTANEQNLPVLSYFANVTGAPFMAYMAPIVVICAIASSYFGHSLGTVEGTRYLVGLVFPSAKKISNRKMDLWVYLFIFVVTSIVAVFNPSILDMISVVGGVFFALMTYLLPMFAIYKVDALQKFRSRKTNYFVMVMGVLVLLATVWDMVS, from the coding sequence ATGTCTGTTACGCAGGCTATTCAAGAGCCCGAAACTAAAGGCGCAGTGAATCGGTCCTGGACCATCACGCTTTTCGGCACCGCAGTCGGTGCCGGTATCTTGTTTTTGCCTATTTCTGCCGGAAGCTTCGGTTTCTGGCCGTTGCTCATCGCTACGGTGCTCATTGGTCCGATGACCTATTTAGCGCACCTCGCGTTTTCGTGGATGATGAGCTCGTCTCGTCTCCAGGGCGAGGACGTGTTGGTGATTCTCACGGACTACTTTGGCAAGAACGCCGGTATTGTTATCGCGATCATTTACTGGTTTACGTTCTTCCCCGTGGTTTTGATTTACGGTGTAAGCATTGTCAACACCGTGGACAGTTTCGTGGTCAATCAGCTTGATGGCCCGTCTCTCTCCCGCTGGTTCCTGGCCCCAGTGCTGGTTGGTTTGATGACGCTGGCGCTGGCTTTTGGTGACAAGATCATGTTGCTTGTCGCGCAGTTTGTGGTTTACCCACTGATTATCGCGTTGGCTGCTGTCTCCCTTTACCTGATTCCGCAGTGGGATATCGCATCTTTTATGGAGGCAGGCCCAAAGGATGCCGGCGGAATGGTCAGCGCCATGATCCTGATTTTGCCGGTTCTGGTTTTTGCGTTCTCCTTTGTTGCTGCGATTTCGCAGTTCGTGCTCGATATGGAAAATGAGTACGGCGCTAACCACAGTAAGCAGACCGCCAAGGTCATCCGCAGCTCCGTTGTGTTGCTAACCGTGTTCACCATGTTCTTCGTCTGGTCCAGCGCACTAGCCATGGGCGCGGACGGCATGGATACCGCTAATGAGCAGAACCTGCCTGTGCTGTCTTATTTCGCAAACGTCACCGGCGCCCCGTTCATGGCTTACATGGCACCCATCGTGGTGATTTGCGCGATTGCATCCTCCTACTTCGGTCACTCCTTGGGCACGGTGGAAGGTACCCGCTACCTGGTTGGACTGGTGTTCCCGTCCGCCAAGAAGATTTCTAACCGCAAGATGGACTTGTGGGTTTACCTGTTCATCTTTGTTGTCACTTCCATCGTGGCCGTGTTCAATCCATCCATCTTGGACATGATTTCTGTGGTCGGCGGAGTCTTCTTCGCGCTGATGACTTACTTGTTGCCAATGTTCGCGATTTACAAGGTTGATGCACTACAGAAGTTCCGCAGCCGCAAGACCAACTACTTTGTCATGGTGATGGGTGTGCTGGTTCTTCTCGCAACTGTCTGGGACATGGTTTCTTAA
- a CDS encoding enoyl-CoA hydratase — translation MEYNSITVETRDKVGLITLNRPKALNALNKEMQAEVIQAARAFDEDENIGAIVLTGSEKAFAAGADIKEMAPLSGVDMYKANWFADWEQFMAVRTPIIAAVNGYALGGGCEVAMMCDFIIAGSKAKFGQPEVNLGISPGIGGSQRLTRAVGKAKAMEMCLTGRMMDAEEAERSGLVAHIVEPEELLDKALETAQTIASKSQVATSMIKEQVNTAFETTLSQGLLFERRGFHALFSSQDQKEGMAAFSEKRDADFTNS, via the coding sequence GTGGAATACAACAGCATCACCGTAGAAACTCGCGACAAGGTTGGTCTGATTACCCTCAACCGACCGAAGGCACTCAATGCTCTTAATAAGGAGATGCAGGCTGAGGTTATCCAGGCCGCGCGTGCTTTCGATGAGGACGAAAACATTGGCGCGATTGTTCTCACCGGTTCGGAGAAAGCCTTTGCTGCCGGCGCTGACATCAAGGAGATGGCGCCGCTGTCGGGTGTTGATATGTACAAAGCTAACTGGTTCGCTGATTGGGAGCAGTTCATGGCTGTGCGCACACCGATTATTGCGGCGGTCAATGGCTACGCACTCGGTGGGGGCTGTGAGGTTGCGATGATGTGCGATTTTATCATCGCAGGAAGCAAGGCCAAGTTCGGTCAGCCGGAAGTCAACCTCGGCATCAGCCCTGGTATCGGTGGCTCCCAGCGTCTTACCCGCGCGGTGGGCAAGGCCAAAGCCATGGAAATGTGCCTGACCGGCCGCATGATGGATGCTGAAGAAGCAGAGCGCAGCGGCCTAGTTGCGCACATTGTGGAACCAGAGGAGCTTTTAGACAAAGCACTTGAGACTGCCCAAACCATTGCTTCCAAGTCGCAGGTTGCAACCTCAATGATTAAAGAGCAAGTCAACACCGCTTTTGAAACTACGTTGTCCCAGGGACTACTGTTTGAGCGCCGTGGTTTTCACGCGCTATTTTCTTCGCAGGATCAGAAGGAAGGCATGGCAGCTTTTTCTGAAAAGCGCGATGCCGATTTCACTAATTCCTAA
- a CDS encoding AbrB family transcriptional regulator has product MRSTLTWIFVVPASIALGLLFDYFNVAAAWILAGIIVAGGMALVHREELVLNSHVEKAGRGVIGVLAGLPLVGIGIGEVTPYVLPGLAVSIITVALGMSAGVVLAKSVKEISPQTGILCMLPGGSSTLPVIARETGADFRLVALSQYLRLLIVSLSLPLVTSIFNVTATGAAEETGTWWGALLLVVFALVGPYIGKLLHFPAPHIFAPLLLTVVAGQFIPDALVMPNFVAVIAFLIIGWFCGGGLSVQVLKIFTRQLPMTLLFIIITIATCAATALLLSWWMDVTYFDAYLATSPGGLETVLALAHEGGSGPAVVSVQLIRLLTLLGLAGYLSTIIRWIIRN; this is encoded by the coding sequence ATGAGAAGTACATTGACGTGGATTTTCGTTGTACCCGCGTCAATTGCTCTAGGTCTGCTCTTTGATTACTTCAACGTTGCCGCGGCGTGGATTCTTGCAGGGATCATCGTTGCCGGCGGCATGGCATTGGTACACCGTGAAGAGCTGGTTCTTAACTCCCACGTAGAAAAAGCTGGTCGCGGCGTTATCGGTGTCTTGGCGGGGCTTCCCTTAGTCGGTATCGGCATTGGTGAAGTTACCCCCTATGTCCTGCCGGGGCTGGCGGTTTCCATCATCACCGTGGCGCTCGGCATGAGCGCTGGCGTGGTCCTGGCAAAAAGCGTGAAAGAGATTTCTCCACAAACCGGAATCCTGTGCATGCTCCCCGGCGGTTCATCAACACTGCCGGTGATCGCCAGGGAAACCGGCGCCGATTTTCGTCTCGTGGCGCTCTCTCAATATCTGCGCTTGCTCATTGTTTCGCTCTCGCTGCCACTGGTGACATCTATTTTTAATGTCACCGCCACTGGTGCCGCAGAAGAGACTGGCACCTGGTGGGGTGCCCTATTGTTGGTAGTCTTTGCGTTGGTGGGACCGTACATCGGTAAGCTCTTGCACTTTCCTGCACCCCACATCTTCGCACCGCTGCTGCTGACCGTTGTGGCTGGCCAATTCATCCCAGATGCGCTGGTCATGCCTAATTTCGTGGCGGTCATTGCGTTTTTGATCATCGGCTGGTTCTGCGGCGGCGGACTATCAGTGCAGGTGCTGAAGATTTTTACCCGTCAGCTGCCGATGACCTTGCTGTTTATCATCATTACCATCGCAACCTGCGCCGCTACTGCCCTGCTGTTGAGCTGGTGGATGGACGTCACCTATTTCGATGCCTATCTGGCCACCAGCCCGGGTGGCCTAGAAACCGTCCTCGCGCTCGCGCATGAGGGTGGCTCCGGGCCTGCGGTCGTTAGCGTGCAGCTCATCAGGTTGCTGACGCTGCTGGGGCTCGCTGGCTACCTGTCCACGATTATCCGGTGGATTATTAGGAATTAG
- the rraA gene encoding ribonuclease E activity regulator RraA, which yields MNFENLGRTEHFSGPAETVRVDEDNQLLKELMKQPGKGRVLVVDGQEKITCALMGGNMAKMFQESGWAGVVIVGAIRDRAELAEIDLGVLAMGSNPKRSKKERTGEVGVTLDISGIKVTPGAMVYADSDGVLIER from the coding sequence TTGAACTTCGAAAACCTCGGCCGCACTGAGCATTTCTCTGGCCCAGCTGAGACCGTGCGCGTCGATGAGGATAACCAGCTGCTCAAAGAACTGATGAAACAGCCTGGTAAAGGTCGCGTCCTGGTGGTTGATGGTCAAGAGAAAATCACCTGCGCGCTGATGGGCGGCAACATGGCGAAGATGTTTCAGGAAAGCGGCTGGGCTGGCGTAGTCATCGTCGGCGCGATTCGCGACCGGGCGGAGCTAGCAGAAATCGACCTGGGTGTGCTGGCGATGGGCTCGAACCCGAAGCGCAGTAAGAAAGAGCGCACCGGGGAGGTCGGGGTTACACTAGACATTTCGGGTATTAAAGTAACCCCCGGTGCCATGGTTTATGCCGATTCGGATGGAGTGTTGATAGAGCGATGA
- a CDS encoding aconitase family protein, whose protein sequence is MAPEFGATTAYFPVDEAGMDYLAMTGRSAEHIDFVRSYYKEADLWFDPQANPTFNQTLELDLATVFPSAAGPRRPQDLQGINTLAEVMAETEPESPAFPLAIASITSCTNTTDPRLLITAGLLARNARARGLTPPKWVKTSLAPGSPAAASYLERGGLLEDLSAIGFDIVGFGCTTCIGNSGPLTSEISQQEGTPVAVLSGNRNFPGRVHPDLDYGFLMSPPSVIAFALAGRADIDISSEPLGTDHDGNPVYLHEIWPSPHDIDETFTTAMAPDDFGTDFYEASNNKLWHEIDAPDGPLFPWDEKSTILRPPPFADLDQQSLLGTYDAYPLLVLGDDITTDHISPASAIPKDSFVADFLVERGEDRDDLNVFASRRGNWEVMARAAFYSRAVKNALTDAPGVAMTVHSPSGDLMRVWDAAGRYAEENQPVVVVAGDRYGMGSSRDWAAKVQRLLGVRAVLATSYERIHRSNLIGMGILPLEIPRDFVDLEPGDSIRVEAVEVSPRCQVPVTVTKVDGSTVNYQATAAVETGNEAQLLVDGGVIPSILSLTTRKR, encoded by the coding sequence ATGGCTCCTGAGTTTGGTGCGACCACCGCGTACTTCCCTGTCGATGAAGCCGGCATGGACTATCTTGCGATGACCGGCCGCAGCGCCGAGCACATCGATTTCGTGCGCTCCTATTACAAGGAAGCTGACTTGTGGTTCGATCCGCAGGCAAACCCTACCTTCAACCAGACCTTAGAGTTGGATCTCGCCACGGTCTTTCCGTCTGCCGCCGGTCCACGTCGCCCGCAGGACTTGCAAGGAATCAATACGCTTGCCGAAGTAATGGCAGAAACCGAGCCTGAGTCACCTGCCTTCCCGTTGGCCATTGCATCTATCACCAGCTGCACCAACACCACCGACCCACGCCTATTAATTACCGCAGGACTTCTTGCTCGCAATGCACGGGCAAGAGGATTGACTCCACCGAAGTGGGTCAAGACCTCGCTGGCACCGGGCTCCCCTGCCGCGGCAAGCTATCTCGAGCGCGGCGGGCTATTGGAAGATCTGTCTGCGATTGGTTTCGACATCGTCGGCTTTGGTTGCACCACCTGTATCGGCAACTCAGGCCCGTTGACTTCTGAGATTTCCCAGCAAGAAGGCACGCCCGTGGCAGTGCTGTCCGGCAATCGCAACTTCCCCGGCCGCGTGCACCCCGATTTGGATTATGGCTTCCTCATGTCCCCACCATCGGTCATCGCTTTCGCCCTTGCAGGAAGGGCGGATATTGATATCTCGTCCGAGCCTCTGGGCACAGACCACGATGGCAATCCGGTCTATCTGCACGAGATTTGGCCCAGCCCGCACGATATTGATGAAACTTTCACCACGGCCATGGCGCCAGATGATTTCGGGACCGATTTCTACGAGGCATCCAACAACAAACTTTGGCATGAAATTGATGCTCCTGATGGCCCGCTGTTTCCGTGGGATGAGAAGTCCACGATTTTGCGCCCGCCGCCTTTCGCGGACTTGGACCAACAGTCGCTATTGGGCACCTATGACGCGTATCCGCTGCTAGTGCTTGGCGATGACATCACCACCGACCACATCTCGCCTGCCAGCGCGATTCCGAAAGACTCCTTCGTCGCAGACTTCCTCGTCGAGCGCGGCGAGGACCGCGACGATCTGAATGTTTTTGCCTCCCGTCGGGGCAACTGGGAGGTCATGGCACGCGCTGCCTTCTATTCGCGCGCTGTGAAGAACGCTTTGACGGATGCCCCTGGTGTCGCGATGACCGTACATAGTCCGAGTGGCGATCTCATGCGGGTGTGGGATGCCGCCGGGCGCTACGCGGAGGAAAACCAGCCGGTGGTCGTGGTCGCAGGAGACCGCTACGGCATGGGTTCTTCACGCGACTGGGCCGCAAAAGTCCAGCGCTTGCTGGGGGTTCGTGCTGTGTTGGCCACCAGCTATGAACGCATTCACCGCTCAAACCTCATTGGCATGGGCATTTTGCCGCTGGAGATTCCCCGCGACTTCGTGGACCTAGAACCGGGTGACAGCATCCGCGTCGAAGCTGTCGAGGTCAGCCCGCGGTGCCAGGTCCCGGTCACCGTCACCAAGGTTGATGGCTCGACGGTGAATTACCAGGCCACGGCGGCCGTCGAAACAGGCAACGAAGCACAATTGCTTGTCGATGGCGGCGTCATCCCTTCCATTCTTTCCCTCACAACAAGAAAGCGATAA